From Pontibacter actiniarum, a single genomic window includes:
- a CDS encoding septal ring lytic transglycosylase RlpA family protein produces MLTFLPLPRYTSFSRTLKGTVAAAIAAVCLSSCASSAPAFGEKGYTEQGKASYYARKFQGRKMANGDRYRRGKLTAAHKTLPFGTKVKVTNLQTKETVKVKITDRGPFVSGRVVDLSEAAAKRVGMLKAGVVPVRVKVVKAASTK; encoded by the coding sequence ATGCTTACTTTTTTACCTTTACCGCGCTACACCTCCTTCTCCCGTACGTTAAAAGGCACTGTAGCCGCCGCCATAGCTGCGGTTTGCCTTAGTTCCTGCGCCAGCTCTGCCCCTGCTTTCGGGGAGAAGGGCTACACCGAGCAAGGCAAAGCCTCCTACTACGCGCGCAAGTTCCAGGGCCGGAAAATGGCCAACGGCGACCGCTACCGCCGCGGCAAGCTAACGGCAGCCCACAAGACGCTTCCTTTTGGCACAAAGGTAAAGGTCACGAACCTGCAAACGAAGGAAACCGTGAAGGTGAAGATTACCGACCGCGGGCCTTTTGTGAGCGGCCGTGTTGTGGACCTGTCGGAAGCGGCGGCGAAGCGGGTAGGCATGCTCAAGGCCGGCGTGGTGCCCGTGCGGGTGAAGGTGGTAAAGGCCGCGAGCACCAAATAA
- a CDS encoding alpha/beta fold hydrolase, giving the protein MQNLLLLHGALGSAAMLKPLQEALQNNFSVYTLDFSGHGGKPLPQEPFRMELFVQDILHFLEQQQLSSTHVFGYSMGGYAALSLALQHPERIRSVYTLATKFAWSAEAAEKETKLLNPDKVAEKVPQFAAALAQRHAPQDWRQVMQHTAAMMRQLGQHPTLTPESLPQLQVPVQVAVGDRDTMVTVEETLWAYRLLPNAQLQVLPNTRHPFETLSIQNLTQHIRQFIGQVSVEPTEIP; this is encoded by the coding sequence ATGCAAAACCTACTGCTGCTGCACGGTGCCCTCGGCTCCGCCGCCATGCTGAAGCCGCTACAGGAGGCCCTTCAGAATAATTTCAGCGTGTACACCCTGGACTTCTCGGGCCACGGCGGAAAGCCGCTGCCACAGGAGCCGTTCCGAATGGAGCTTTTTGTGCAGGACATCCTGCACTTCCTGGAACAGCAACAGCTAAGTAGCACGCATGTGTTCGGCTATAGTATGGGCGGATATGCTGCCCTGAGCCTGGCACTGCAACACCCGGAGCGCATCCGCAGCGTTTACACCCTGGCCACAAAATTTGCCTGGTCTGCCGAGGCGGCCGAAAAGGAAACAAAGCTTCTGAACCCGGACAAGGTTGCGGAGAAGGTGCCGCAGTTTGCCGCTGCGCTCGCACAGCGCCACGCCCCGCAAGACTGGCGGCAGGTAATGCAGCACACGGCAGCGATGATGCGCCAGCTCGGCCAGCACCCGACCCTCACTCCGGAGTCCCTCCCGCAGCTTCAGGTGCCCGTGCAGGTGGCCGTTGGCGACCGCGACACCATGGTGACGGTGGAGGAGACGCTGTGGGCTTACCGCTTGTTGCCTAACGCCCAACTACAGGTACTGCCCAACACCCGCCACCCGTTTGAGACGCTCTCCATCCAAAACTTAACGCAACACATCAGGCAATTCATCGGGCAGGTTTCCGTTGAGCCTACAGAAATACCTTAA